CGGCCTGGTTCGCCCGGTGCCTGCAGCGTGAGGATCGGCGTCATGTGCGCGCGGTGCGCCTCGACGAGAAGCACCGCCGGAAGACGCCGGAGCTCGTCTGGTCGCTGAGCGTCGACGACTTCGCCGCTCTGGCTCTGCTGGCCTTCGCGCCGAAGGAGATCCCGCACGTCGGGCTCGACCACCTGCACGCACCGCTCGTCAGCATCCGCGAGCAGGCCGCCATCGTCGTGACGCTGCTGCGCACCGCCGAGTCGGTGAGCTTCCGCGAGCTGGTAGCTGGGGTGAGCGAGCCGGGGATCGTCGTGGCCCGCTTCATCTCCGTCCTGGAGCTGTACCGCCACGCGGCGCTCTCCTTCGAACAACTGGAACCCCTCGGCGAGCTGACGCTCCGCTGGGCAGCCGACTCCTGGTCGGACGAGACACTGGCATCCCTGGGAGCCGACTATGACCGATGACATGACAGATGTGGTTGCGGAAGAGGTCGGGCGCGAGACGCCTCTCTCCGAGCGGATCGAAGCGATCCTGCTGATCATCGACGAGCCGATCGGCCTCGTCGCTCTCGCCGCGGCGGTGGGGTCGCCGGTCGCAGCCGTACGACAGACGATCGAGACACTCGTCGACGACTACGACGGCAAGGGGCAGGGGCCGCGCCGCGGATTCGAGCTGCGCGAGGTCGGCGGCGGATGGCGGCTGTACGTCCGTGAGGACCACGACGACGTGGTCGCCGAGTTCGTCGGCGGGCAGGCGCCGGCACGACTGTCGCAGGCCGCTCTCGAGACTCTCGCCGTCATCGCGTACAAGCAGCCGGTGACGCGCAGCCAGGTGGCCTCCATCCGTGCGGTGAACGTGGACTCCGTGGTGCGCACGCTGCTCGCGCGCGGACTCATCACCGAGCTCTTCGCGGATTCCGAGACCGGCGCGATCAACTACGGCACCACCGATGCGCTGCTGCAGCACCTGGGTATCAACTCGCTCGACGAGCTGCCCCCGATCTCTCCGCTGCTCGATGACGGCGCAGACGGCTTCGATGAGGGGACCATCCGGTGAGCGCGACATGCGCGCGTCCGTCCTCTCCACACTCCAGCTTCCATGAAGGGACCATCCGATGAGCGGCTTCGAGGCACCTGAGGGCGTCCGCCTGCAGAAGGTACTGGCGGCGGCGGGCGTGGCTTCACGCCGCGTCGTCGAGCAGTACATCGTCGAAGGGCGCATCCGCGTCAACGGCGAGACCGTGACGGAACTCGGGCGTCGGGTGGATCCGGAGACCGACCTGATCGATGTCGACGGCACTGCCGTGCAGCTCGACGTCTCGAAGCGCTACGTGATCCTGAACAAGCCGACCGGTGTGGTCAGCAGCATGCGGGACGAGAACGGACGGCCCGACCTCCGCGGGTTCACCGAGGACTACGAGGAGCGCCTCTACAACGTCGGCCGACTGGATGCCGAGACGAGCGGCCTGCTGGTGCTGACAAACGACGGGGAGCTCGCGCACGTGCTCGCGCATCCGTCCTTCGGGGTCACCAAGGTCTACATCGCGAAGGTCGAGGGCGCCGTCACGGCACAGACCATCTCGAAGCTCACGAAGGGCATCGAGCTCGACGACGGACCGATCGCGGCTGACAAGGCGCGACTGCTCGACACCTCTCGCGGATCCAGCCTCGTGGAACTCACGCTGCATTCGGGCCGCAATCGCATCGTGCGCCGGATGCTCGCGGCGGTCGGTCACCCGGTCACCGAGCTCGTCCGGCGCCAGTTCGGCCCTCTCCACCTGGGAACCCTCCCGGTTGGGAAGGCCCGCGAACTGACTAAAATCGAACTGGGCGCGCTCTTGACTCTGTCGCGCCGTGATTCCGGTGTCGCCGCGGCGCCAGGCGAGCAGCAGGAGAACGAGTGACCGATACGACGAGTGCGCCTGCGGGCACTCCGAGTTCCGGCGCGCCCCGGATCGCCGCCCGTCTGTCCGGAACAGTCCGCGTCGTCGGCGCCGGCCTGCTGGGCGCGAGCATCGGGCATGCCCTGCGCGCCAAGGGGATCGACGTGGTCCTCGCCGACACCTCGCCCGCCCAGCTGCGTCTCGCGATCGACTACGGCGCCGGTCGCGCCGCGACGGAAGGCGATGCGCCAGCGCTGGTCGTCGTGGCCGTGCCGCCGGATGTCACCGCTGACGTCATCGAGGCGGAACTCGCTCGTTTCCCGGATGCCGTGGTCACCGACGTGGCGAGCGTCAAGCTCGAGCCGTTCCGCACGCTGCAGAGCCGCGGCGTCGACCTCACCCGGTACATCGGCTCGCACCCCCTCGCGGGGCGTGAACGCGGGGGAGCGATCTCGGCACGTGCCGACCTGTTCATCGGACGGCCGTGGGTCGTCTGCCGCGATGCCGAGACCACGGCATCCGATCTCTCGCTCGTCGAAGCGCTGGCGCTCGACGTCGGGGCGATGCCGCTGGAGATGACCCCGGAGGAGCACGACCGATCGGTCGCGCTGACCTCTCACGTGCCGCAGGTCGTCGCGAGCCTGCTCGCCGCACGCCTCGCCGTGGCAGATGAGGGCGCGCTGCGCCTGTCAGGGCAGGGTGTACGCGACACGACGCGCATCGCGGCATCCGCTCCCGAACTGTGGGTGCAGATCCTGGGCGCGAATGCGGAGCCGGTCGTGGAGATCCTCGATGCCCTCGCCGCCGACCTCCGCGAGGTCTCCGAGGCGCTGCGCGCACCGGAGGCGCCCGGCGCCCGGCGCGTGGTGGCCGAGACGATCAGGCAGGGCAACGACGGTGTCGAGCGGCTCCCGGGCAAGCACGGCCAGAACCAGCGGTTCGAATCGCTCGTCGTCATGGTCGACGACACGGCCGGTCAGCTCGGACGACTCTTCGGCGAACTCGGAGAGCTCGGGGTGAACGTGGAGGATCTGCGTCTCGAGCACTCGCCCGGCGCGCAGTTCGGGCTGGCTGAGATCAGCGTCGACCCTGCGGCATTGCACGGGGCGATCACCGGACTCCAGGAACGCGGATGGCGGATTGCAGGTACCACCAATGACTGACTTCATCGCGATCGACGGGCCTGCCGGTTCCGGCAAGTCGAGTGTGTCCAAGGCCGTCGCCCGCAAGCTGGGCTTCGGCTACCTCGACACCGGCTCCGCGTACCGGGCGCTGGCATGGCACGTCCTCGACCGCGGCGCCGACACGGCGGATGCCGATGCGGTGCTCGCCGCCGTCGCCGAGTTCCCCGTGCGCCTCGGCCTCGACCCCGACGACCGCACGGTCACGGTCGGAGAAGTCGACGTCACGGACGCGATCCGTGAGCCGTCGGTCTCCGGCGCCGTCAGCGGTGTCGCCCGTGTGCCCGAGGTGCGCGAGCAGGTCAACACGCTCTTCCGGTCGCTCGTCGCGGAGGCGCCCTACCCGGCCGTCGTCGTCGAGGGCCGCGACATCACCACCGTCGTTGCGCCGGATGCGCCCGTGCGCATCCTGCTCACGGCCGCACCCGAGGTGCGCGCCGCACGACGTGCCGGCGAGCTCGCCGGCGAGAACGCCGAGGCCGTCGCCGCCGCATTGCACAAGCGCGACGCATCCGACAGCGCCGTCGTCGACTTCCTGAACGCCGCGGACGGCGTCGAGGTCGTCGATTCGACGGAGCTCGATTTCACACAGACCATCGACGCCGTCCTCGCGGTGATCGAACGAATCCGAGGAGTACACCATGGCTGACGACGAATACGAAGGCGGCCCCGACCAGCTCGCCGAGAAGATGGAGTCGCTCGACGAGCAGCTCGCCGAGGCGCGCGCGGAGACGCTGCGTGCCGGACTCGCCGACTACGACCTGGACGACGAGGATGCCGCGCTCCTCGCCGGCATCACCATGGGCGAGGACGGGATCCAGTTCTACCCCGCTCTGCCGGTCGTGGCGATCGTCGGACGACCGAACGTCGGCAAGTCCGCCCTCGTGAACCGCATCCTGGGCCGCCGCGAGGCCGTCGTGGAGGACACTCCCGGCGTGACGCGCGACCGCGTGACCTACAAGGCCGAGTGGGCGGACCGCCGGTTCTCGCTCGTCGACACCGGCGGCTGGGAGCCAGACGCCCGCGGCATCGACCGCTCGGTCGCCGCTCAGGCGGAGGTCGCGATCGACCTCGCCGACGTCGTGCTGTTCGTCGTCGACGCGATGGTCGGCGCGACGTCGACCGATGAGCATGTCGTCAAGCTGCTGCGCAAGAGCGGCAAGCCCGTCTTCCTTGTCGCGAACAAGATCGACGACGCCCGCCAGGAGCCCGAGGCCGCTGCACTGTGGAACCTCGGTCTCGGCGAGCCGCACCCGGTCTCCGCGATCCACGGTCGCGGCGTCGCCGACCTGCTCGATGCGCTGCTGAAGACGCTCCCCGATGTGTCTGCTGTGGCCAAGGCCGAGATCGGCGGACCGCGTCGCGTCGCTATCCTCGGGCGTCCGAACGTCGGCAAGTCGTCGCTGCTGAACAAGGCGGCCGGCGAAGAACGCGTCGTCGTCAACGACCTCGCCGGCACCACTCGCGACCCGGTCGATGAGATCGTCGAGCTCGGCGGCAAGCTGTGGCGCCTGGTCGACACCGCCGGCATCCGTCGTCGCGTGCACATGGCGCAGGGGGCCGACTTCTACGCCTCGCTGCGCACATCGGCGGCTCTGGAGAAGGCAGAGGTCGCGGTCGTCGTGCTCGACGTCTCGGAGACCATCAGCGAGCAGGACGTGCGGATCATCGACCTCGTCCTCGAGTCCGGTCGTGCGCTCGTCCTCGCGTTCAACAAGTGGGACCGTCTCAACGACGACGACCTCGAGAACGCCGACCGTCGCCGGTACCTCGAGCGTGAGATCGAGCAGGACCTGGCGCATGTCGCCTGGGCCCCTCGGGTGAACATCTCGGCCAAGACCGGTCGCCACCTCGACAAGCTCGTCCCGGCACTCGAGACCGCCATCGAGAACTGGGATCGTCGTATCCCGACCGGCAAGTTCAACGCCTTCCTGGCCGAACTCGTCGCTGAGCACCCGCATCCGCTGCGTGGAGGCAAGCAGCCGCGCATCCTGTTCGGCACCCAGGCGTCGACCCGACCGCCGACGTTCGTGCTGTTCACGACCGGCTTCCTCGACCCGGGCTACCGCCGCTTCATCCAGCGCCGTCTGCGCGAGCTGTACGAGTTCGACGGCACGCCCATCGTCATCAACATGCGCGTGCGCGAGAAGCGCCAGCGCTGATTCTGAGCTGAGGTGGCTGTGCCCGCGCGGTGATCCGTGCGGGCACAGCCATTTCTGTCTGTGTTGGTGCTGGTGTTGGTGTTGGTGTTGGTGTTGGTGTTGGTGTTGGTGTTGGGGGTGGGGTCGGGGTTGGCGCTGGTGAGGTGTCGGTGTCGGTGTCGGTGTCGGTGTCGGTGTCGGTGGCGGGTGCGGGTGCTGGTGCCCGTGCTGGTCCCGGGCCGAGTGCGGGCGCTGGTGCTGGGGCTGGTCCCGGTCTGGGGCGCGGGTCCTGTTTCCTCCTGTTCGGGGCGGCTCCGCTGTTCCCTCGTGTGTCCCGGTCGGGTGCCGATGCCTCGAGGCTGTGACAGGCTGAGGGGGTGACTGTCGTACCTCCTGCTGCTGGTGAACCGCGTCGTCCGACGGGGCCGCGAAACCCGGGTGATGCCTGGGTGGTGGCGCCGTCGGGGGAGAAGTACTGGGGCCGTTTCGGTGCGGCCGGGCTGCTCGCCGTGGATGCGGAGCGGGGCATCCTGTTGCAGCACCGGGTGTCGTGGAGCCACTTCGGCGGCACGTGGGGTCTGCCCGGGGGCGCGCTGCACGAGGGGGAGACCGCCATCGTCGGCGCTGTGCGCGAGGCACAGGAAGAGGCTGGCGTGCCGGATGGCGCGGTGCGTCCTCGCTTCACGAGCGTCCTCGATCTGGACATCTGGTCGTACACCACGGTGATCGCTGATGTCGTGCAGCCGTTCGAACCGGTGA
This genomic interval from Microbacterium hydrocarbonoxydans contains the following:
- the scpB gene encoding SMC-Scp complex subunit ScpB — protein: MTDDMTDVVAEEVGRETPLSERIEAILLIIDEPIGLVALAAAVGSPVAAVRQTIETLVDDYDGKGQGPRRGFELREVGGGWRLYVREDHDDVVAEFVGGQAPARLSQAALETLAVIAYKQPVTRSQVASIRAVNVDSVVRTLLARGLITELFADSETGAINYGTTDALLQHLGINSLDELPPISPLLDDGADGFDEGTIR
- a CDS encoding prephenate dehydrogenase, encoding MTDTTSAPAGTPSSGAPRIAARLSGTVRVVGAGLLGASIGHALRAKGIDVVLADTSPAQLRLAIDYGAGRAATEGDAPALVVVAVPPDVTADVIEAELARFPDAVVTDVASVKLEPFRTLQSRGVDLTRYIGSHPLAGRERGGAISARADLFIGRPWVVCRDAETTASDLSLVEALALDVGAMPLEMTPEEHDRSVALTSHVPQVVASLLAARLAVADEGALRLSGQGVRDTTRIAASAPELWVQILGANAEPVVEILDALAADLREVSEALRAPEAPGARRVVAETIRQGNDGVERLPGKHGQNQRFESLVVMVDDTAGQLGRLFGELGELGVNVEDLRLEHSPGAQFGLAEISVDPAALHGAITGLQERGWRIAGTTND
- the der gene encoding ribosome biogenesis GTPase Der, with the translated sequence MADDEYEGGPDQLAEKMESLDEQLAEARAETLRAGLADYDLDDEDAALLAGITMGEDGIQFYPALPVVAIVGRPNVGKSALVNRILGRREAVVEDTPGVTRDRVTYKAEWADRRFSLVDTGGWEPDARGIDRSVAAQAEVAIDLADVVLFVVDAMVGATSTDEHVVKLLRKSGKPVFLVANKIDDARQEPEAAALWNLGLGEPHPVSAIHGRGVADLLDALLKTLPDVSAVAKAEIGGPRRVAILGRPNVGKSSLLNKAAGEERVVVNDLAGTTRDPVDEIVELGGKLWRLVDTAGIRRRVHMAQGADFYASLRTSAALEKAEVAVVVLDVSETISEQDVRIIDLVLESGRALVLAFNKWDRLNDDDLENADRRRYLEREIEQDLAHVAWAPRVNISAKTGRHLDKLVPALETAIENWDRRIPTGKFNAFLAELVAEHPHPLRGGKQPRILFGTQASTRPPTFVLFTTGFLDPGYRRFIQRRLRELYEFDGTPIVINMRVREKRQR
- the cmk gene encoding (d)CMP kinase, producing MTDFIAIDGPAGSGKSSVSKAVARKLGFGYLDTGSAYRALAWHVLDRGADTADADAVLAAVAEFPVRLGLDPDDRTVTVGEVDVTDAIREPSVSGAVSGVARVPEVREQVNTLFRSLVAEAPYPAVVVEGRDITTVVAPDAPVRILLTAAPEVRAARRAGELAGENAEAVAAALHKRDASDSAVVDFLNAADGVEVVDSTELDFTQTIDAVLAVIERIRGVHHG
- a CDS encoding segregation and condensation protein A, which codes for MPAAETETAAEPETAAEIESADDAGFRVSLSNFDGPFDLLLTLISKHEMDITEVSLSAVTNEFIAYLKELDDDEELDQASEFLVVAATLLDMKVAGLLPQGELVDAEAVALLEARDLLFARLLQYRAFKEVSAWFARCLQREDRRHVRAVRLDEKHRRKTPELVWSLSVDDFAALALLAFAPKEIPHVGLDHLHAPLVSIREQAAIVVTLLRTAESVSFRELVAGVSEPGIVVARFISVLELYRHAALSFEQLEPLGELTLRWAADSWSDETLASLGADYDR
- a CDS encoding pseudouridine synthase encodes the protein MSGFEAPEGVRLQKVLAAAGVASRRVVEQYIVEGRIRVNGETVTELGRRVDPETDLIDVDGTAVQLDVSKRYVILNKPTGVVSSMRDENGRPDLRGFTEDYEERLYNVGRLDAETSGLLVLTNDGELAHVLAHPSFGVTKVYIAKVEGAVTAQTISKLTKGIELDDGPIAADKARLLDTSRGSSLVELTLHSGRNRIVRRMLAAVGHPVTELVRRQFGPLHLGTLPVGKARELTKIELGALLTLSRRDSGVAAAPGEQQENE